A window of Spirochaetota bacterium contains these coding sequences:
- a CDS encoding 6-phosphofructokinase: protein MAAKGNLIVGQSGGPTAVINQSLVGVVLGAKQSKNVGKIYGALNGVDGILGERFVDLGRETAANLALVAGTPSSALGSCRHKPKQDECEHVFEVFKKHNIRYYFYIGGNDSAETADIINKIARDRKYELCVYHVPKTIDNDLRETDHCPGYASASKYVIQSFMGNDLDNLSLPGIKIDIVMGRNAGWLTASSALARDARDKNSGPHLIYVPERPVTMDEFTGQILSVYEKLGRCVVACSEGIVDKATGKPVADALIDEVDSHGNKQLSGSGALGDHLVSKVKAVYTGQKKLRIRSDTLGYAQRCFAGIVSPIDAKEARGVGMKAAKLATSGSIDGSISIKRTGGKKYASEFVRTELSKVAKVTRHMPDDFLSAAGNDVTPAFVKYLAPLVGTLPAVGKLKKIPVKI from the coding sequence ATGGCAGCGAAAGGAAATCTTATCGTCGGTCAATCCGGCGGCCCGACGGCGGTCATCAATCAAAGTCTTGTCGGCGTGGTGCTCGGCGCAAAGCAGAGCAAGAACGTCGGTAAAATATACGGGGCACTGAACGGCGTCGACGGCATACTCGGCGAGCGATTCGTCGATCTCGGCCGTGAGACCGCGGCAAATCTCGCGCTCGTGGCCGGCACACCCTCATCGGCGCTCGGCAGCTGCCGACATAAACCGAAGCAGGACGAATGCGAACACGTGTTCGAAGTGTTCAAGAAACACAATATCCGGTATTATTTCTATATCGGCGGGAACGATTCCGCGGAAACTGCGGACATCATCAATAAGATAGCCCGCGATCGAAAATATGAATTGTGCGTGTATCATGTCCCGAAGACCATAGATAATGACCTGCGCGAGACCGATCACTGCCCCGGATATGCGAGCGCATCGAAATATGTGATACAGTCGTTCATGGGCAATGACCTGGATAATCTGTCGCTTCCCGGCATCAAGATCGATATCGTCATGGGGCGCAACGCCGGATGGCTCACGGCTTCGAGCGCACTCGCCCGCGATGCCAGGGACAAGAACTCAGGACCGCATCTCATCTATGTCCCGGAACGCCCGGTCACCATGGATGAGTTCACCGGGCAGATACTCTCGGTATACGAAAAGCTCGGCCGCTGCGTCGTTGCATGCTCGGAAGGCATCGTCGATAAGGCCACGGGAAAGCCGGTCGCGGACGCCCTCATCGACGAAGTGGATTCGCACGGGAACAAGCAGCTTTCCGGTTCCGGCGCCCTCGGCGATCACCTCGTGTCGAAAGTAAAGGCCGTCTATACCGGTCAGAAAAAGCTCCGCATACGCAGCGATACCTTAGGCTATGCACAGCGCTGCTTCGCGGGAATAGTATCGCCCATCGATGCGAAGGAGGCTCGCGGCGTCGGCATGAAAGCGGCAAAGCTTGCGACTTCCGGCAGCATCGACGGCTCAATATCGATCAAGCGGACGGGCGGCAAGAAGTACGCATCCGAATTCGTGCGCACGGAACTCAGCAAAGTTGCCAAGGTCACACGCCATATGCCCGATGATTTCCTCAGCGCGGCAGGCAATGATGTGACGCCGGCGTTCGTGAAATATCTTGCGCCGCTCGTGGGAACGCTCCCGGCGGTCGGCAAGCTCAAAAAGATACCGGTCAAGATATAA